A window of Marinobacter salarius contains these coding sequences:
- a CDS encoding PACE efflux transporter yields MRTTKDRIRQAVSFEIIGLLIAIPLAAFVFGFELDKTSVLAAIGATMATGWNYLFNLMFDHGLKRLTGSTRKSLKMRLFHALSFELGLMITFLPVIAWWMGIGLVEALIVDIAFVVFYLVYAFVFTWCYDTVFPDNDASLS; encoded by the coding sequence ATGAGAACCACTAAAGACAGAATCCGTCAGGCCGTCTCGTTCGAGATCATCGGCCTGCTTATCGCCATCCCATTAGCCGCATTTGTGTTTGGCTTCGAGCTCGACAAAACCAGCGTCCTGGCTGCCATAGGTGCAACCATGGCAACCGGCTGGAACTACCTCTTCAATCTCATGTTCGATCACGGCCTGAAACGGCTTACCGGCTCTACTCGTAAGTCACTGAAGATGCGGTTATTTCATGCGCTCAGCTTTGAACTGGGCCTGATGATAACCTTCCTTCCGGTCATCGCCTGGTGGATGGGCATTGGGCTGGTTGAGGCACTGATCGTCGACATCGCCTTCGTGGTCTTTTATCTGGTGTATGCGTTCGTTTTCACCTGGTGCTACGACACGGTGTTTCCTGACAACGACGCCAGTCTCAGTTGA
- a CDS encoding transporter substrate-binding domain-containing protein, which yields MDRKSARYQPLLIALLAITMPLNLLCAQEPVRVGIVAGIEREITVTEGALEGRFSAFYRCVFERVPGEFQFVEMPLAQLLYQLRMGGVAVGFPLVQTSERDRYADFGGGLFQTEYVYLFLEEMPPLGQTAGLTYAFVRRFVGDKLIQGENAKILHVSEWRQAVYLLKLGRADVVVIPWVLVDTFMADYEGDYFVRRAAWVDLSLYVSHEHGNGRLTEELRQAIRWCRYRNDLN from the coding sequence ATGGACAGGAAGTCTGCGCGCTATCAGCCCCTACTGATCGCTCTCCTCGCGATCACGATGCCCTTGAACCTTTTGTGTGCACAGGAACCAGTGCGCGTCGGGATTGTTGCTGGAATAGAGCGGGAAATAACGGTCACGGAGGGAGCGCTGGAGGGGCGCTTTTCCGCGTTCTACCGATGCGTGTTCGAGCGGGTCCCCGGGGAATTTCAGTTCGTTGAAATGCCTTTGGCGCAACTGCTCTACCAGCTGAGAATGGGCGGTGTTGCGGTGGGTTTTCCCCTGGTTCAAACCTCTGAACGGGACCGCTACGCGGACTTTGGTGGGGGACTCTTCCAGACCGAGTACGTCTACCTGTTTCTGGAAGAAATGCCTCCCCTCGGCCAAACCGCTGGCCTCACCTATGCCTTTGTCAGGAGGTTCGTCGGGGATAAGCTGATCCAGGGCGAAAACGCAAAGATTCTACACGTATCCGAATGGCGCCAGGCAGTCTACCTGCTCAAGCTGGGCCGGGCAGATGTTGTGGTCATTCCCTGGGTGCTCGTGGACACGTTTATGGCCGATTATGAGGGCGATTACTTTGTGCGACGGGCAGCCTGGGTAGATCTGTCCCTTTATGTTTCCCATGAGCACGGGAATGGCCGGTTGACGGAAGAGCTGCGCCAGGCCATTCGATGGTGCCGGTATCGAAACGATCTCAACTGA
- a CDS encoding oligopeptide/dipeptide ABC transporter ATP-binding protein, translating to MSEQQRLLTVENLRVTFDIMPRNAWPWTRPQPLKAVNNVSFTLNEGETLGIVGESGCGKSTLARAIMGMVPSQAGKVGWLGEDLRGLNLKQLRKRRQRLQMVFQDPLASLSPRMTVGDIIAEPLRTHYPDIKGAELREKVDAIMDRVGLHPHQKNRYPHEFSGGQCQRVGIARALILEPKLIICDEPVSALDVSVQAQVINLLKSLQRDMGLSLIFIAHDLSVVKHISDRVMVLYLGNVAENASRAELFANPRHPYTQALMAAVPIPDPERARAKPPAELEGDLPSPMNPPSGCVFRTRCPLATEYCGREIPVLEDKTGAGHWVACHYVERDEELN from the coding sequence ATGAGCGAACAACAGCGCCTGCTGACGGTGGAAAACCTGCGGGTTACCTTCGACATCATGCCTCGCAACGCCTGGCCCTGGACTCGGCCGCAGCCACTAAAAGCGGTGAACAACGTCAGCTTCACCCTCAACGAGGGCGAAACCCTCGGCATCGTGGGAGAGTCCGGCTGCGGCAAGTCCACCCTGGCAAGGGCCATCATGGGCATGGTGCCCAGCCAGGCGGGAAAGGTGGGGTGGTTGGGCGAGGACCTGCGGGGGCTCAACCTGAAACAACTGCGCAAGCGTCGCCAACGCCTGCAGATGGTGTTCCAGGATCCGCTTGCCTCTCTGTCGCCACGAATGACCGTCGGCGACATCATTGCTGAGCCCCTGCGTACCCACTACCCGGATATCAAGGGCGCCGAGCTAAGGGAGAAAGTGGATGCCATCATGGATCGCGTTGGCCTGCACCCTCACCAGAAAAACCGCTACCCCCATGAATTTTCAGGCGGCCAGTGCCAGCGGGTGGGCATCGCCCGGGCGTTGATTCTGGAGCCGAAACTGATCATCTGTGACGAACCGGTGTCTGCGCTGGATGTCTCCGTACAGGCCCAAGTCATCAACCTGTTGAAAAGCTTGCAGCGGGACATGGGGCTTTCACTGATCTTCATCGCTCACGACCTGAGCGTGGTCAAACACATCAGCGACCGGGTGATGGTGCTGTACCTGGGCAATGTGGCCGAAAACGCCTCCCGTGCTGAACTGTTCGCCAACCCCCGGCATCCTTACACTCAGGCCCTGATGGCCGCGGTGCCGATTCCTGACCCGGAGAGGGCGCGGGCCAAGCCTCCGGCCGAACTGGAGGGCGACCTGCCGTCCCCGATGAATCCCCCTAGCGGCTGTGTGTTCCGCACGCGATGCCCGCTGGCCACTGAGTATTGTGGTAGAGAGATACCCGTTCTGGAGGATAAGACCGGGGCAGGGCATTGGGTGGCGTGTCACTACGTGGAGCGGGATGAAGAATTGAACTAA
- a CDS encoding oligopeptide/dipeptide ABC transporter ATP-binding protein codes for MAMLEVNNLEVAFDTPDGTLQAVRGLSYQLEAGQTLGIVGESGAGKSQGVFALMGLLPDNARVNGEVIFEGEPLLNLPEKRMNQIRAARIGMIFQDPMTSLNPFMKVSDQLIEVLVQHKGISRKQALQESLQMLEAVRIPEARNRIHCYPHEFSGGMRQRVMIAMSLLCRPRLLIADEPTTALDVTVQAQVMDLLQELQQEFNTAIILITHDLGVVAGSCDQTLVMYGGQMMEFAATRDLFRDPSHPYTKGLMGAIPRIDEQMDELVTIPGNPPNLMNLPPGCPFCDRCPVAEPRCYHELDPPERFGAERIRVCNLPREAIR; via the coding sequence ATGGCAATGCTGGAAGTCAATAATCTCGAAGTGGCCTTCGATACACCGGATGGCACCTTGCAGGCAGTGAGGGGGCTCAGCTACCAGTTGGAGGCTGGGCAGACTCTGGGCATCGTGGGTGAGTCCGGCGCGGGTAAAAGCCAGGGGGTATTTGCGCTGATGGGCCTGCTCCCGGACAACGCCCGGGTCAATGGCGAGGTGATCTTTGAAGGCGAGCCACTGCTTAACTTGCCGGAAAAGCGGATGAATCAGATCCGTGCGGCCCGCATCGGCATGATTTTCCAGGACCCGATGACGTCCCTGAACCCGTTCATGAAAGTCAGCGACCAGCTCATCGAAGTGCTGGTGCAACACAAAGGCATCAGCCGCAAACAGGCTCTTCAGGAATCCCTGCAGATGCTGGAAGCGGTTCGTATCCCCGAGGCCCGCAACCGAATTCATTGTTACCCCCATGAATTCTCCGGGGGCATGCGTCAACGGGTCATGATCGCCATGTCCCTGTTGTGCCGGCCGCGCCTGCTGATTGCGGACGAACCCACGACTGCCCTGGATGTTACGGTACAGGCTCAGGTGATGGATCTGTTGCAGGAGCTGCAACAGGAATTCAATACCGCGATTATCCTGATCACCCACGACCTGGGCGTAGTGGCCGGCAGCTGCGACCAGACATTGGTGATGTACGGCGGCCAGATGATGGAGTTTGCTGCCACCCGGGACCTGTTCCGGGATCCCTCCCATCCCTATACCAAAGGCCTGATGGGCGCCATTCCGCGTATTGATGAGCAGATGGATGAACTGGTCACCATCCCCGGCAACCCGCCCAACCTGATGAACCTGCCGCCGGGCTGTCCATTCTGCGACCGTTGCCCCGTGGCGGAGCCGCGCTGCTATCACGAACTCGACCCACCGGAGCGATTCGGGGCAGAGCGGATTCGTGTATGCAACCTGCCAAGGGAGGCGATTCGATGA
- the oppC gene encoding oligopeptide ABC transporter permease OppC: MFFSDKHAGMGELADTLAEDAYTEGRSLWRDARRRFMNHRAAVASLVVLALLLLFAAFGQYLSPWDNESIDWASLPNLDEDGLPSLASQHYFGLDPIGRDLYQRTVQGSRISLMVGVLGALTAVVIGTLYGAISGYVGGRTDAIMMRTLEVLSAFPFMFLVIVLMAVFGRNVLLIFVAIGAVSWLNMARIVRGQTLSLKRKEYIEAAMSVGVHPFLIVLRHIVPNVLGVVIVYATLLVPEMILFESFISFLGLGVSEPYTSWGALISEGADAMWTAPWTLIFPMLMLVLTLFCFNFLGDGLRDALDPKDR; this comes from the coding sequence ATGTTTTTCTCCGACAAACATGCGGGCATGGGCGAACTGGCGGACACCCTTGCGGAAGACGCCTACACCGAAGGCCGCAGCCTGTGGCGTGACGCGCGACGGCGTTTTATGAACCACCGTGCGGCGGTGGCTAGCCTGGTCGTGCTGGCACTGTTGCTGTTGTTCGCGGCCTTCGGCCAGTACCTGTCACCCTGGGATAACGAGTCCATCGACTGGGCCAGTTTGCCAAACCTGGATGAAGATGGCTTGCCCAGCCTGGCGAGCCAGCACTATTTCGGTCTTGATCCCATCGGCCGGGACCTCTACCAACGCACTGTGCAGGGCAGCCGTATTTCCCTCATGGTCGGCGTTCTCGGAGCGCTGACGGCGGTGGTCATCGGCACGCTTTATGGGGCCATTTCCGGTTACGTGGGTGGCCGTACCGACGCCATCATGATGCGGACGCTCGAAGTGCTCAGCGCCTTTCCCTTCATGTTCCTGGTGATCGTTCTGATGGCGGTGTTCGGGCGCAATGTACTGCTCATTTTCGTAGCCATCGGCGCGGTGAGCTGGCTGAATATGGCCCGGATTGTGCGGGGCCAGACTCTGAGCCTGAAGCGCAAGGAGTACATTGAGGCCGCCATGTCCGTCGGTGTGCATCCCTTCCTGATCGTGCTCCGCCACATCGTGCCCAATGTGCTGGGCGTGGTGATTGTTTATGCAACCCTGCTGGTGCCGGAGATGATCCTGTTCGAATCCTTTATCTCGTTCCTGGGGCTTGGGGTGTCGGAACCCTACACCTCATGGGGTGCGCTGATTTCCGAAGGCGCGGATGCCATGTGGACCGCGCCATGGACCCTGATTTTCCCGATGCTGATGCTGGTGCTCACCCTGTTCTGTTTCAATTTTCTCGGCGACGGGCTGCGGGATGCCCTTGACCCTAAAGACCGCTGA
- the oppB gene encoding oligopeptide ABC transporter permease OppB translates to MFSFIIRRLAVAVPTILALITVSFVLMHAAPGGPFTNERNVPEAVMENIEAKYNLDKPLWQQYLIYVGNVAQGDLGPSFRYKDFTVNELIESSFPRSAYIGAWSFLFVVVFGVGLGVVAALKQNRWPDYTVMTAAMTGVVFPNFVMAPLLVLLFAVTLRWLPAGGWEGGQVEYIVLPIIAMATSYIAQVARITRSSMIETLRSPFIRTARAKGIPRHKIVLRHALKPALIPVVSYLGPAFVGIITGSVIIDQVFSTGGIGQHFVNGAINRDYSLILGVTILVGVLTIVFNAAVDILYTWLDPRVRY, encoded by the coding sequence ATGTTCAGTTTTATCATCAGGCGTCTGGCGGTAGCGGTACCAACCATTCTGGCGTTGATCACTGTCTCGTTCGTGCTGATGCACGCGGCACCTGGCGGCCCGTTTACCAACGAGCGTAATGTGCCGGAAGCGGTGATGGAAAACATCGAGGCCAAATACAACCTGGATAAGCCCCTGTGGCAGCAGTACCTCATCTACGTGGGCAACGTCGCCCAGGGCGACCTGGGGCCCTCGTTCCGTTATAAGGATTTCACGGTCAATGAGCTGATCGAATCCAGCTTTCCCCGGTCCGCCTACATCGGTGCCTGGTCCTTCCTGTTCGTGGTTGTGTTCGGGGTGGGGTTGGGGGTGGTTGCGGCCCTGAAACAGAACCGTTGGCCGGACTATACGGTGATGACCGCCGCCATGACCGGGGTGGTGTTCCCCAATTTCGTGATGGCGCCGTTGCTGGTGCTGCTGTTTGCCGTCACGTTGCGCTGGTTGCCTGCCGGCGGCTGGGAAGGCGGTCAGGTGGAATACATCGTGCTGCCCATCATCGCCATGGCGACGTCCTACATTGCGCAGGTGGCGCGGATTACCCGCAGCAGCATGATAGAGACCCTGCGCAGTCCGTTCATCCGCACCGCCCGGGCCAAGGGCATTCCCCGCCACAAGATCGTATTGCGCCATGCCCTCAAGCCCGCGTTGATTCCGGTGGTGTCGTACCTTGGGCCGGCTTTCGTGGGCATCATCACCGGTTCGGTGATCATTGATCAGGTATTTTCCACGGGCGGTATTGGCCAGCACTTCGTCAACGGTGCCATCAACCGGGACTACTCACTGATTCTCGGGGTCACCATTCTGGTGGGCGTACTGACCATCGTCTTTAACGCGGCGGTGGATATTCTCTATACCTGGCTGGACCCGAGGGTGCGTTACTGA
- a CDS encoding peptide ABC transporter substrate-binding protein → MTATNLQITTGIIRQTTTPLLGSKTRAALAVLLSLFLIACSDDYLEDDGGRAPAGADVNAPKSRLLEHPETGERLAERQVLVRGNASEPASLDPQLVQDSVGGAIVVDLFEGLTRSGPRGDTEPAMATSWASSNNNLTWTFQLREDGRWSDGSRVTAQDFVYGWRRAVDPEVGSNYAYYIESAGVANAGEIIAGEKAPDTLGVRAVDDFTFEVTLDEPITYLPDMTVHYTMFPAPRQAIEAHGEDWTRPGKMVSNGAYTLNAWHIGEKLVAARNPRYWGDDSTIIDRVVYLPIESSSAELQRYASGELHMTSTVPVSQMARLKKERPKELVMVPSMATYMYAFNVNRPPFDDVRVRRALTYAIDRNIIVSYITRGNQMPAFTLTPPYVSGFDFRQPEYATWSQTRRDEEAREALEEAGYNEDNPLEFELLYNTDESHKALAIVVSQMWKEKLGAKVTISNLEWKTFLSEKQAGNYGIARFGWKGDYNEASTFLTLLTSDSGNNDGGWSNETYDQLLLDARSSDDPNPYYVRAEEILWQAFPVVPVYFNTTVALVSPSLKGYPEKNPRNIVYSKDMYITAD, encoded by the coding sequence ATGACAGCCACAAACCTGCAAATAACAACAGGCATCATCCGCCAGACAACAACGCCCCTCCTTGGCTCGAAGACGAGGGCTGCTTTGGCCGTCCTGCTTTCCCTGTTTCTGATCGCTTGCAGTGATGATTATCTGGAAGATGATGGTGGGCGGGCCCCAGCCGGCGCTGATGTAAACGCTCCGAAAAGCCGTCTGCTGGAACATCCGGAAACCGGTGAGAGACTGGCCGAAAGGCAGGTGCTTGTTCGTGGCAATGCCAGTGAACCTGCTTCCCTGGACCCCCAGCTGGTCCAGGACAGCGTGGGTGGCGCCATCGTGGTTGACCTGTTCGAAGGGTTGACCCGCAGCGGCCCCAGAGGGGATACCGAACCGGCGATGGCGACGTCCTGGGCCTCATCGAACAATAACCTGACCTGGACATTCCAGCTCCGTGAAGACGGCCGCTGGAGCGATGGCAGTCGCGTTACCGCCCAGGATTTCGTGTATGGGTGGCGCCGGGCGGTCGACCCGGAGGTAGGCTCAAACTATGCGTATTACATCGAGTCTGCCGGGGTGGCCAATGCCGGCGAGATCATCGCAGGGGAAAAGGCACCGGATACGCTGGGTGTGCGCGCTGTCGACGACTTCACCTTCGAGGTGACCCTGGACGAGCCGATCACCTACCTGCCGGATATGACCGTCCACTACACGATGTTTCCTGCCCCCCGCCAGGCCATCGAGGCCCACGGCGAGGACTGGACCAGGCCTGGCAAGATGGTTTCCAACGGAGCCTATACGTTGAACGCCTGGCATATCGGCGAGAAGCTGGTGGCGGCTCGCAATCCCCGCTACTGGGGGGATGACAGCACCATCATCGACCGGGTGGTTTACCTGCCGATCGAATCTTCGTCCGCCGAGCTTCAGCGCTACGCCAGTGGCGAGCTGCACATGACCTCCACGGTGCCGGTGTCCCAGATGGCCCGGTTGAAAAAAGAGCGGCCCAAAGAGTTGGTGATGGTACCCAGCATGGCCACGTACATGTATGCCTTCAACGTCAACAGGCCGCCCTTTGACGACGTAAGAGTACGTCGGGCGCTGACCTACGCCATTGACCGCAATATCATCGTCAGCTACATCACCCGGGGCAACCAGATGCCGGCATTCACACTGACACCGCCCTACGTCAGCGGTTTCGACTTCCGGCAGCCGGAGTACGCTACCTGGTCCCAGACCCGCCGCGACGAAGAGGCGCGCGAAGCCCTTGAGGAAGCCGGCTACAATGAAGACAACCCACTGGAATTCGAACTGCTCTACAACACAGACGAAAGCCATAAGGCGCTGGCCATCGTGGTCAGCCAGATGTGGAAAGAGAAGTTGGGGGCAAAGGTCACCATCAGCAATCTGGAGTGGAAAACCTTCCTCTCCGAGAAGCAGGCTGGCAACTATGGTATCGCCCGGTTTGGCTGGAAGGGGGATTACAACGAAGCCTCCACCTTCCTGACCCTGCTAACCAGCGACAGTGGTAATAACGACGGCGGCTGGAGCAATGAAACATACGACCAGTTGCTGCTGGATGCCCGTTCCAGCGACGATCCCAATCCCTATTATGTCAGGGCCGAGGAAATCCTGTGGCAGGCGTTTCCGGTGGTGCCGGTGTACTTCAACACCACGGTGGCGCTGGTGAGCCCGTCCCTGAAGGGCTATCCGGAGAAGAATCCCCGTAACATTGTTTACAGCAAGGATATGTACATCACTGCGGACTGA
- a CDS encoding O-acetylhomoserine aminocarboxypropyltransferase/cysteine synthase family protein codes for MKPETLALHAGFNGDPTTNAATTPIYQTTSYTFDDTQHGADLFDLKVQGNIYTRIMNPTNAVLEERMAQLEGGVGALAVASGMAAILYSLQTICKVGNNIVSTGQLYGGTYNLFAHSLPNQGINCRMVRHDDFDAVEKAIDDNTRALFCESIGNPAGNVVDIQRWADIAHKHGIPLIVDNTVATPFLCRPFEHGADIVVHSLTKYIGGHGTTVAGVVVDSGKFDWAANKAKFPMLNEPDPSYHGVVYTEALGAAAFIGRCRVVPLRNTGAALAPFNAFLIMQGLETLGLRMERHCENAEKVANFLKNHPSVEWVNYATLDDSPYKATCDKICGGRASGILSFGITGGLENGAKFIDALQLIYRLVNIGDAKSLACHPATTTHRQLNPEELASAGVSEDLVRLSIGIEHVDDIIADISQALDKATA; via the coding sequence ATGAAACCGGAAACTCTCGCCCTTCACGCTGGCTTCAACGGCGATCCGACAACCAACGCCGCGACCACGCCCATCTACCAGACCACCTCCTACACGTTCGACGACACCCAACACGGTGCGGACCTGTTTGACCTGAAGGTACAGGGCAACATCTACACGCGCATCATGAACCCCACCAACGCCGTACTGGAGGAACGTATGGCGCAGCTTGAAGGTGGTGTGGGTGCGCTCGCAGTAGCCTCGGGCATGGCGGCCATCCTTTACTCGCTCCAGACCATCTGCAAAGTGGGGAATAACATTGTCAGCACCGGCCAGCTCTATGGCGGCACCTACAATCTGTTCGCCCACTCGCTGCCGAACCAGGGCATCAACTGCCGCATGGTACGACACGATGATTTTGACGCGGTGGAGAAAGCCATTGATGACAATACCCGCGCCCTGTTCTGCGAATCCATTGGCAACCCGGCCGGCAACGTGGTGGATATCCAGCGCTGGGCGGACATTGCCCACAAACACGGCATCCCGCTGATCGTCGACAACACCGTGGCAACGCCTTTCCTGTGCCGGCCCTTCGAACACGGTGCAGACATCGTGGTGCACTCGCTGACCAAATACATCGGCGGCCACGGCACCACCGTAGCGGGTGTGGTGGTCGACTCCGGGAAGTTCGACTGGGCCGCCAACAAGGCGAAGTTTCCCATGCTCAACGAGCCGGACCCGTCCTACCACGGCGTGGTCTATACCGAAGCCCTTGGCGCCGCGGCTTTCATCGGGCGCTGCCGCGTGGTTCCCCTGCGCAATACCGGCGCCGCTCTGGCTCCGTTCAATGCCTTTTTGATCATGCAGGGCCTTGAAACACTCGGCCTGCGCATGGAAAGACACTGTGAAAACGCCGAAAAAGTAGCCAATTTCCTGAAAAACCATCCGTCGGTGGAATGGGTAAACTATGCCACCCTGGACGACAGCCCCTACAAAGCCACCTGCGACAAAATCTGCGGCGGCCGTGCGTCAGGCATTCTCAGTTTCGGCATCACCGGCGGGCTTGAGAATGGCGCAAAATTCATCGATGCCCTGCAACTGATCTACCGCCTGGTCAACATTGGTGATGCCAAATCCCTGGCCTGTCACCCCGCCACAACGACACACCGGCAGCTCAATCCGGAGGAACTGGCAAGTGCGGGTGTCAGTGAGGATCTGGTGCGCCTGTCCATTGGCATCGAACACGTGGATGACATCATTGCCGATATCAGCCAGGCGCTGGACAAAGCAACCGCCTGA
- the lipA gene encoding lipoyl synthase produces the protein MSDSAKSRVTSGSKFRNEHGFSAIKDGIKRSGSGIIDTKTQRKPSWLRARMPGGERYEAVRKNVSEHRLSTVCQESHCPNIGECWANGTATIMVMGSVCTRACRFCAVDTGNPKGWLDHEEPENTAKSVELMGLRYIVLTSVDRDDLDDGGAAHYAACVSAIKQRTPHVAVEALTPDFDAVMAHVEKVVDSGLDVFAQNVETVKRLTTRVRDPRAGYEKTLSVLAHAKQYRPDVLTKTSLMLGLGETEEEILETMDDLRAIGVDILTLGQYLRPTQNHLPVEQYVTPDDFNRYREIGLEKGFMEVPSGPMVRSSYRADRVFEKNNLGLAVPDVPASSNAQQIPVKAVD, from the coding sequence ATGAGCGACAGTGCCAAATCACGCGTCACCAGTGGTTCAAAGTTCCGCAACGAACATGGATTCTCAGCGATCAAGGATGGCATCAAGCGCTCGGGCTCGGGCATCATCGACACCAAAACCCAGCGTAAACCGTCCTGGCTGCGTGCACGCATGCCCGGTGGCGAGCGCTATGAAGCGGTGCGCAAGAACGTCAGCGAACACCGGCTGAGCACGGTCTGCCAGGAATCCCATTGCCCGAACATCGGCGAATGCTGGGCCAACGGTACCGCCACCATTATGGTGATGGGCTCCGTGTGCACCCGCGCCTGCCGCTTCTGCGCCGTTGATACCGGCAACCCCAAAGGCTGGCTGGACCACGAGGAACCGGAAAATACCGCGAAGTCCGTTGAACTCATGGGCCTGCGCTATATCGTACTAACCTCCGTAGACCGGGACGATCTGGACGACGGCGGCGCCGCTCACTACGCAGCCTGCGTGTCCGCCATCAAGCAGCGCACTCCCCATGTCGCAGTGGAAGCCCTGACACCGGACTTTGACGCCGTCATGGCGCACGTTGAGAAGGTCGTGGACTCCGGCCTGGACGTTTTCGCACAGAACGTGGAAACCGTGAAGCGCCTGACCACCCGCGTGCGGGACCCCCGCGCCGGCTACGAGAAAACCCTCAGCGTACTGGCGCACGCCAAGCAATACCGTCCGGACGTGCTCACCAAGACCAGCCTGATGCTGGGCCTCGGTGAAACCGAAGAGGAAATCCTCGAAACCATGGACGACCTGCGGGCTATCGGCGTCGACATACTGACCCTGGGCCAGTATCTGCGCCCCACTCAGAACCACCTGCCGGTAGAACAGTACGTAACCCCGGACGACTTCAATCGCTACCGCGAGATTGGCCTGGAAAAAGGTTTCATGGAAGTGCCGTCAGGCCCCATGGTGCGCTCCAGCTACCGTGCCGATCGTGTGTTCGAAAAGAATAACCTGGGCCTTGCGGTGCCAGACGTACCTGCTTCCTCCAACGCACAGCAGATTCCGGTCAAAGCGGTAGACTGA